The DNA sequence AGCAGGGAGAACGCAGACGCGAGAAGCTCATCCACCGCGGCGAAGTAGTGAGTAACGAGCCCCGGCCGGACTCCGACGCGTTCGGCGACGCGTCGCGCTGTGACGCGTCCGAGTCCTTCGGATAGTGCGATGGCGGCTGAGGTTTCGAGGATCTCTTGGCGGCGGTCTTCGCGTTCTTTTCGTCGCACCTGGGTAGCGGCAGCTGTGGTCTGTGCCATGTGCTCACTCTATGTAGCTTCACAGCGGAGCGCGTGGGTTTACGCGTCGAAGGCTGACCAGCCGTCGGCAACCCGTGGCCACGGGAACTGGCGCTCCCACGCTTCGGCTAGTTTGATGAGCGCTGTGTCCGCCCATCGCGGTGCGGTGACTTGCAGGCCGTATGGCATCCCATTTGGGAGGCGACCTGCGGGAAGGCTGATTGCGGGTAGCCCGGTCATGTTTTGGAGCGCTGTGGAGTAGACGTCTGCGCCGAGCAGGCCGCCTTCGCCGTCGGCGTTTCGTCCATCTGGGGTGAACCCGGGGACGGCGACTGTCGGTGTGACGAGGAGGCCGGTGTTTCCGAGCAGCCCTTCGAGGCGGGTGATCAGTTGGTAGCGTCTCCATCTCGCCGCGATGTAGTCGTCGATGGAGATCTCGATCCCGCGGGATAAGAAGTCACGCGTGTTCGGGTGGAGCGTGTCCGCCTGCCAGGTGATCCGTGCGGCTCCGATGGCTTGTGAGTGTTCGGCGGAGGCGATGACGAACCAGTCCTGGTCTGGGCTCCACCCTGGGCTTAGCGCGCCCGGCTCTAGGTGGTGTGCTGGCACGCCGAGTAGTTGCGTTAGGCGGTCTGCAGACTGGTGGAATGTGTCGCGTATCTCTGGGGGCAGCGGCCCGAGGTCGTCGGTTCGCTCTGCGATGATGATCCGCTTCGGTGTCATCGACCATAGGAGCGGTCTGGTGTTGGGGCTGGTGAGCAGGTTGGTGATCAGCCGAAGGTCGTCGGCTGATGTTGCCATCACACCGTCGGTTGAGAAGTCGATCCAGTCTGGGGTTTCTTGGTTGACGATCAGACCGTTAGTTGGTTTGAATCCGAGTAGTCCGCAGAACGCTGCGGGGATGCGCACTGATCCGCCACCGTCGGTTCCAGTGGCGATCGGTGCGATTCCGGCTGCGAGCGCGGCGGCGGAGCCGCCGCTCGACCCGCCTGGGGAGTAGTCAGGGTTCCACGGGTTCAGTGTTGGTCCGAACAGGAGGTTGTCGGTAAACCCCTCGATGCAGAACTCGGGGACGTTGGTTTTGCCGATCGGTATAGCGCCGGCGTCGCGGAGGATGTGTATGACGTCGCCGTCTTTGATGGCGAGCTTAGCGTCCGCGTGCCATCGCGAGCCGTGTGATGTTGGTAGGCCGCGCACGTCAGTGTTGTCTTTTGCGAGCAACGGTATTCCAGCCAGCAGGGGCAGCGGCTCCCCTATCAGCCGTGCGGAGTCGATCTGTTCCGCTTCCTTAATAGCGTCGGTGCGGCGGTCCGCGACGACCGCGCCGAGGTGATGCGATTGGTCGATCCGGGTGACGCACCGTTCGACGAGTTCTCGGGACGTTACGCGCCCGAACCGAACGTCGTCGATCAGGCGCCGCAGGACCCCGGATTCTATTCCGGGGGTGAGTTCAGGAAGCGTGGTTGCAACGCCGTTTACCATCTGCTCGGCCTTACTCCCCCGAGTTCTGGTGTTTGCGGGCGAGAAGTGAGACAAGGTCGTAGGCGAGGTGGGAGGCTGCGACGCCGGTGATTTCCGCGTGGTCGTAGGCGGGGGCGACCTCTACGACATCGGCGCCGATGAGGTTGAGACCGTCGAATCCGCGGAGGACTTCCAGGAGTTCTCTGCTGGTGATCCCGCCGGCTTCGGGCGTCCCGGTTCCGGGTGCGTGCGCGGGGTCCATGACGTCCACGTCGATTGAAATGTAGAGCGGGCGGTTTCCGATTCGGTCCCGCAGTTTGGCGACGACTTCGTCGACGCCTTGCCGGTAGACGTCGGCGCTGGTGACGATACCGAATCCGAAGCGGCGGTCGTCTTCGAGGTCTTTCTTGCCGTAGAGGGGCCCGCGGGTGCCGACGTGGCTGAGCGCCTCAGTGTCGATGATGCCTTCTTCGAACGCCCGACGGAATGGGGTGCCGTGCGTGTATTCGGCGCCGAAGTAGGTGTCCCAGGTGTCGAGGTGCGCGTCGAAGTGCAGGAGCGCGACCGGTCCGTGCCGTTCGGCTGCCGCGCGTAGCAGCGGCAGCGAGATCGTGTGGTCACCTCCGAGGGTGACCAGCCGGGTTCCGTCGGATGTGAGGTCGTATGCGGCCGCCTGGACGGTTTCGATCGCTTCGTGAATGTCGAAGGGATTGACTGAGATGTCGCCAGCGTCGGCCACTTGGGCGGCTTCGAACGGTGAGATGTCGAGCGCCGGGTTATATGGGCGCAGGAGGCGGGAGGCTTCTCGGATGTGTGTCGGCCCAAATCGGGCGCCGGAACGGTAGGAGACACCGGAGTCGAAGGGGATTCCAGCGACGACGATGTCGGCGTGGCCCACCTGGTCCAGGCGCGGGAGCCTCGCGAATCCGGCGGGGCCGGCATAGCGCGGAGTCTTGGATGAATCGATGGGTCCGATGCGTGAGACCATCGGCGACCTCCTCGTGCAGATGTTTCTCGTGGTGAATCAAACAGTTACCTATAGTAATCATGGCA is a window from the Leifsonia shinshuensis genome containing:
- a CDS encoding amidase, yielding MVNGVATTLPELTPGIESGVLRRLIDDVRFGRVTSRELVERCVTRIDQSHHLGAVVADRRTDAIKEAEQIDSARLIGEPLPLLAGIPLLAKDNTDVRGLPTSHGSRWHADAKLAIKDGDVIHILRDAGAIPIGKTNVPEFCIEGFTDNLLFGPTLNPWNPDYSPGGSSGGSAAALAAGIAPIATGTDGGGSVRIPAAFCGLLGFKPTNGLIVNQETPDWIDFSTDGVMATSADDLRLITNLLTSPNTRPLLWSMTPKRIIIAERTDDLGPLPPEIRDTFHQSADRLTQLLGVPAHHLEPGALSPGWSPDQDWFVIASAEHSQAIGAARITWQADTLHPNTRDFLSRGIEISIDDYIAARWRRYQLITRLEGLLGNTGLLVTPTVAVPGFTPDGRNADGEGGLLGADVYSTALQNMTGLPAISLPAGRLPNGMPYGLQVTAPRWADTALIKLAEAWERQFPWPRVADGWSAFDA
- the speB gene encoding agmatinase, translated to MVSRIGPIDSSKTPRYAGPAGFARLPRLDQVGHADIVVAGIPFDSGVSYRSGARFGPTHIREASRLLRPYNPALDISPFEAAQVADAGDISVNPFDIHEAIETVQAAAYDLTSDGTRLVTLGGDHTISLPLLRAAAERHGPVALLHFDAHLDTWDTYFGAEYTHGTPFRRAFEEGIIDTEALSHVGTRGPLYGKKDLEDDRRFGFGIVTSADVYRQGVDEVVAKLRDRIGNRPLYISIDVDVMDPAHAPGTGTPEAGGITSRELLEVLRGFDGLNLIGADVVEVAPAYDHAEITGVAASHLAYDLVSLLARKHQNSGE